TAATTTTTACTCCTTAATTGGTGCTTCCCTTGTATGCGATTCTGGCATGGACCTGTGGTTTAAAGGTTATATTAGAAAAAACGGTTTCCCATTCATCCTTCACTTTGTTCCAAAGTTCCGGATGATAAGCGATAAGTTCTCTGGCAATGCCAAAGATGTCACAGCGCGATTTCTGGAGTTTCTTTATAACTTTCTCAGCCCTCTTTGTTAATTCCTCGTTTAATTGTTCATCTAACATCTTTCTAACCTCGGGGTTGTCCAACCTGTCCTTCGGATATTCCCATACTTTTACGTCCAGTTCAAGATCAAGCTTTACCTGAAGAGGATACTCTCCTTCAACAGGCTGGATACGAATTTTGCGGTGTAACCGGTCCACATTGACAGTAAGATAGTTTCGCAGCGGGAGTCTATTGTCTTCATCCGACACTTTAATGGTTAGCGCGTTGATTTTACCTTTCTTATTGTACATCAGCATGCACATATTGGATTCATCGATATCCAATACAGTACCGCTAAACTTTCTGCCATCCATCAAAGCGAGGCCATCCAGCTTTACTTCATTTTTCTTCTTGTTATAAGCAACATGGGGCAAAAACAAACTGACACTCGGGTCAATGGTATATTTAAAAATCATCATCATATTTGTGTGCGGAACCATGACGTTTTTTTCAGCAGTCTTGATTAACTTAAACAAGTACTCACTAACGAGCATAGTTCCGATGCGGCGCATTTTAATAATATCATGAGCTTCCCCTTTTACGATGGCTACTTTGGCATTCAAAGGGCTGTCCGCCATCCGGTAATATTGGCTAAATAAAGAATAGATATCTTTCTTGGCCAATTCATCCCCAATTAAGAACACCTGTGCCTTGGTAGCCTTGTAGTTTCCTGCCACTTGATGGTCCAATTGGGCACGTCCATCCAGAACATTCTTGCCCTCCACTGTTTTGACATCGCTCTCCGGTGTTACCGGACCTTGCGTGGAAGGCGGATTTTCCCGGATAGCCGCTCCGATTTTCAATAACCCGTCTTTTCCGGCATCGAACGAGAAGCCATATACTAGCCGTACGTCCCTAAGAAGCTTTTGATCCCAGCACCCTGC
This Paenibacillus larvae subsp. larvae DNA region includes the following protein-coding sequences:
- a CDS encoding Ger(x)C family spore germination protein, giving the protein MKYIRIVGLLTVSAILLAGCWDQKLLRDVRLVYGFSFDAGKDGLLKIGAAIRENPPSTQGPVTPESDVKTVEGKNVLDGRAQLDHQVAGNYKATKAQVFLIGDELAKKDIYSLFSQYYRMADSPLNAKVAIVKGEAHDIIKMRRIGTMLVSEYLFKLIKTAEKNVMVPHTNMMMIFKYTIDPSVSLFLPHVAYNKKKNEVKLDGLALMDGRKFSGTVLDIDESNMCMLMYNKKGKINALTIKVSDEDNRLPLRNYLTVNVDRLHRKIRIQPVEGEYPLQVKLDLELDVKVWEYPKDRLDNPEVRKMLDEQLNEELTKRAEKVIKKLQKSRCDIFGIARELIAYHPELWNKVKDEWETVFSNITFKPQVHARIAYKGSTN